The Thermoflexus hugenholtzii JAD2 genomic interval ATAAGGAGGGGCCTATGGAGCCGGATGTCGTTCGGATCTTCGATACCACCCTGCGGGATGGGGAGCAATCCCCCGGCGCCACCCTCACGGTGGAGGAGAAGCTGGAGATCGCCCGCCAGCTGGTTCGCCTGGGGGTGGACATCATCGAGGCCGGCTTCCCCATCGCCTCGCCGGGGGATTTCGAGGCGGTGCGCCGCATCGCCCGGGAGATCGGGCCGCTGGGGAAGGACCGCCCCAACGGCCCGCCGGTGATCGCCGGGCTGGCCCGCGCCAACAAAGAAGACATCGACGCCTGCTGGGAGGCGGTGCGGGAGGCTCCTCGCCCTCGCATCCACGTCTTCCTGGCCACCTCCGACATCCACCTGCAATACAAGCTCCGCATGACGCGGGAGGAGTGCCTGGCCCGGATCCGGGAGATGGTCGCCTACGCCCGCCGCTTCTGTGAGGACGTGGAGTTCTCCCCGGAGGATGCGGGGCGCACCGACCGCGATTTCCTGATGCAGGCCCTGACGGTGGCGGTGGAGGCGGGGGCTACCACCCTGAACATCCCCGACACGGTCGGCTACACCACCCCCGAGGAGTTCGGGAGTCTCTTCGCCGAGATCCGCCGGCGGGTCCCCGGGGTGGAGCGGGTGATCCTTTCCGCCCACTGCCACAACGACCTGGGCCTGGCCACGGCCAACACCCTGGCCGCCATTCGCAACGGCGCCCGCCAGGTGGAGGTCACCGTCAACGGCATCGGCGAGCGGGCCGGCAACACCGCCCTGGAAGAGGTGGTCATGGCCCTGCACACCCGGCGCGACCTCTTCGGGGTGCGCACCTATATCGACACCACTCAGATCTACCGCACCAGCCGCCTGGTGAGCGCCCTCACCGGCATCCCCGTCCAGCCCAACAAGGCCATCGTGGGGGCCAACGCCTTCGCCCACGAGGCCGGCATCCACCAGGACGGGATGCTCAAGAATCCGCTGACCTACGAGATCATGCGGCCCGAGACCGTGGGCGTGCCGGAGTCCCGGCTGGTCCTGGGCAAGCACTCCGGCCGGCACGCCTTCCGGGTCCGCCTGGAGCAGATGGGCTACCACCTCTCCCCCGAGGCCTTCGAGGAGGCCTTCCGCCGCTTCAAGGCCCTCTGCGACCGCAAGAAATACGTCACGGACTTCGACCTGGAAGCGCTGATGGCGGATTTCACCCAGAGCAGCGGCCAGACCTGGCGGCTGGACACGCTGCAGGTGATGTGCGGCACGCCGGCCATCGCCACCGCCACCGTGCGCCTGATCGGGCCCGACGGCGAGGTCCGCCTGGGCACGGGGACGGGGAACGGGCCGGTGGATGCGGCCTACCGGGCTATCGAGACGGCCCTGGGCGTGCAGGCCCGGCTGCTGGAGTTCAACGTCCACGCGGTGACCCCCGGGCGCGACGCCATGGGCCGGGTGTTCGTGCAGGCCGAGGATCCCCAGAGCGGGGAGCTGGCCGGGGGCTTCGGGGCGGACACGGATATCGTGG includes:
- a CDS encoding 2-isopropylmalate synthase; this encodes MEPDVVRIFDTTLRDGEQSPGATLTVEEKLEIARQLVRLGVDIIEAGFPIASPGDFEAVRRIAREIGPLGKDRPNGPPVIAGLARANKEDIDACWEAVREAPRPRIHVFLATSDIHLQYKLRMTREECLARIREMVAYARRFCEDVEFSPEDAGRTDRDFLMQALTVAVEAGATTLNIPDTVGYTTPEEFGSLFAEIRRRVPGVERVILSAHCHNDLGLATANTLAAIRNGARQVEVTVNGIGERAGNTALEEVVMALHTRRDLFGVRTYIDTTQIYRTSRLVSALTGIPVQPNKAIVGANAFAHEAGIHQDGMLKNPLTYEIMRPETVGVPESRLVLGKHSGRHAFRVRLEQMGYHLSPEAFEEAFRRFKALCDRKKYVTDFDLEALMADFTQSSGQTWRLDTLQVMCGTPAIATATVRLIGPDGEVRLGTGTGNGPVDAAYRAIETALGVQARLLEFNVHAVTPGRDAMGRVFVQAEDPQSGELAGGFGADTDIVVAAAKAYLNALLRLARAPQGARVELSVPVP